A window from Lampris incognitus isolate fLamInc1 chromosome 5, fLamInc1.hap2, whole genome shotgun sequence encodes these proteins:
- the melk gene encoding maternal embryonic leucine zipper kinase → MVLEYCPGGELFDYIIAKDRLSEEETRVFFRQIVSALAYVHSQGYAHRDLKPENLLIDGDHNLKLIDFGLCAKPKGGLGYELMTCCGSPAYAAPELIQGKAYIGSEADVWSMGVLLFALLCGYLPFDDDNCMNLYRKITRGKYDNPSWLSPGSILLLNQMMQVEPKRRLSVRQLLDHPWVMNDYSSPVEWHSKKPLGHIDEDCITEMAVRMKRSKESTTRLVKEWRYDQTTATYLLLLSKKQRGKPVRFCPESTICDFSSRSPLHQVLQPKKALHFGEDEHALEFGVDYEDDCSWIPRSQHTPQRVRGQPDGTTHLTSHRDAFCERLASPSTENKRGRGPTPEKKPTTPHRQERRDRDHKRTNENKENIGVPEKDVEIFALPAPRTPASSKKKTHSNKNVLTTPTQDPVNGTKTNGVTPKGGGSASKEQSRKKGAVTKEDVEINFLAFSPERRSRSLDMATAGDSGQKKRAGKMFGSLERGLDKVLTMLTPSKRRGLREGPRKIKAQYNVTLTSQTNPDQVLNQLLSILPEKHVDFTQKGYTIKCRTQGDFGKVTMVFKLEVCLLQRLEVVGVCRQRLKGDAWVYKHLVEDILAASSI, encoded by the exons ATGGTGTtggag TATTGTCCGGGAGGGGAGTTATTTGACTATATTATAGCCAAGGACCGTTTGTCAGAGGAGGAGACCAGGGTGTTTTTCAGACAGATTGTCTCTGCATTGGCCTACGTCCACAGCCAGGGCTACGCACACAGGGATCTCAAACCG GAGAACTTGTTGATAGATGGGGACCACAACCTGAAGCTCATAGATTTTGGCCTATGTGCCAAACCTAAG GGAGGTCTGGGTTATGAGCTGATGACCTGTTGCGGGAGTCCTGCCTACGCCGCTCCTGAACTCATCCAGGGAAAAGCGTACATCGGCTCAGAG GCTGATGTGTGGAGTATGGGAGTATTGCTGTTTGCCCTTCTCTGTGGATATCTGCCATTTGATGATGACAACTGCATGAACCTCTACAGGAAGATCACG AGAGGCAAATATGACAACCCAAGCTGGCTCTCCCCAgggagcatcctcctcctcaaccAGATGATGCAG GTGGAGCCCAAGCGTCGTCTGAGCGTGCGACAGCTACTGGATCATCCCTGGGTGATGAATGACTACAGCAGCCCTGTGGAGTGGCACAGCAAGAAAccg CTGGGCCATATTGATGAGGACTGTATCACCGAGATGGCTGTCAGGATGAAGCGCTCCAAAGAGAGCACTACCCGGCTGGTCAAGGAG TGGCGTTACGACCAGACCACAGCCACCTATCTGCTGCTGCTGTCCAAGAAGCAAAGAGGCAAGCCTGTTCGCTTCTGCCCTGAGTCAACTATCTGTGACTTCTCCTCCCGCTCCCCACTACATCAGGTACTGCAG CCTAAGAAAGCCCTTCACTTTGGTGAGGATGAGCACGCTTTGGAGTTTGGCGTGGACTATGAAGACGATTGCTCCTGGATCCCACGCTCACAACATACACCCCAAAGGGTCAGAGGTCAGCCAGATGGAACGACCCACCTCACCAGCCATCGAGACGCATTTTGTGAG AGGTTGGCATCTCCGTCAACAGAGAACAAGCGAGGCCGTGGCCCTACCCCAGAGAAGAAACCAACTACACCTCACCGCCAAGAAAGGCGCGACAGAGACCACAAACGGACCAATGAGAACAAGGAGAATATTGGCGTCCCAGAGAAAGATGTGGAAATTTTCGCCCTGCCTGCTCCCCGAACCCCTGCATCCAGTAAGAAGAAAACACACTCCAACAAGAATGTGTTGACTACCCCGACCCAAGATCCTGTTAATGGCACCAAAACCAATGGAGTCACACCAAAAG gTGGAGGCAGTGCTTCTAAAGAGCAGAGCAGAAAGAAAGGAGCGGTTACTAAGGAGGATGTCGAGATCAACTTCCTGGCCTTCAGTCCTGAGAGGAG GTCTCGGTCCCTGGACATGGCCACCGCTGGAGACAGCGGGCAGAAGAAGAGAGCTGGGAAGATGTTTGGTTCTCTGGAGAGAGGACTTGACAAAGTCCTCACCATGCTCACCCCCAGCAAGAGACGAGGCCTACGCGAGGGCCCGCGCAAGATCAAG gcACAATACAATGTGACTTTGACCAGTCAGACCAACCCAGACCAGGTCCTAAACCAGCTCCTCTCCATCCTGCCTGAGAAACATGTTGACTTCACACAGAAAGG CTATACCATAAAATGCCGTACCCAGGGGGACTTCGGCAAGGTGACCATGGTGTTTAAGTTGGAGGTCTGCCTCCTGCAGAGGCTTGAGGTGGTGGGGGTTTGCCGCCAGAGGCTGAAGGGAGACGCCTGGGTCTACAAGCACCTGGTGGAGGACATCCTAGCCGCCTCCAGTATCTAG